Proteins co-encoded in one Synechococcus elongatus PCC 6301 genomic window:
- a CDS encoding type 1 glutamine amidotransferase yields MRIEIVQHVDFEGPAAIAPWLVERGHQLSTTLLSAGDPLPDWRDREAAIIMGGPMSVDENEDYPWLLTEKQWLQTAIAADKKLVGICLGAQLLAQALGATVAPGPEPEIGWFPIQFSAAAQAIAGIPAELIAFHWHGDQFSLPPAAISLAQSAVCPQQGFLWGDRILGLQCHLEMTPAAIATLTKAAAADLRPARFIQSPQTMLAGCDRCSSNHAVLFALLTNLGF; encoded by the coding sequence TTCAACACGTTGATTTTGAAGGGCCTGCCGCGATCGCCCCGTGGCTTGTAGAACGGGGTCATCAACTCTCGACAACGCTGCTCTCGGCCGGAGATCCATTGCCGGATTGGCGCGATCGTGAAGCGGCGATCATCATGGGTGGGCCGATGAGTGTCGATGAGAATGAGGACTATCCTTGGCTGCTGACGGAAAAGCAGTGGCTGCAAACGGCGATCGCTGCCGATAAAAAGCTTGTTGGCATTTGCTTGGGGGCGCAACTGCTCGCGCAAGCCCTTGGAGCAACGGTCGCACCGGGGCCAGAGCCAGAAATTGGTTGGTTCCCGATTCAGTTCAGCGCGGCGGCGCAGGCGATCGCGGGCATTCCGGCGGAACTGATTGCCTTTCATTGGCATGGGGACCAGTTTTCCCTGCCACCGGCAGCAATCTCCCTCGCCCAAAGTGCTGTCTGTCCTCAACAGGGTTTTCTCTGGGGCGATCGTATTTTGGGGTTGCAGTGCCATCTGGAAATGACTCCTGCAGCGATCGCCACGCTCACCAAAGCGGCGGCAGCGGATCTGCGCCCTGCTCGTTTCATCCAGTCCCCTCAGACCATGCTGGCCGGTTGTGATCGCTGTTCCAGTAACCATGCCGTGCTATTTGCACTGCTGACTAATTTGGGATTCTGA